The window GAAAAGACTGATGATTCCGCCCGCCGCTACTGCGCCTGCGCCGATATAAAGGACATAAGCTCCGCGCACTTGATCTGGATGAGTCATTTCGCTGATCGGAACAGAGCCCGGTGGGAGCACTCCAGGAATTGAATTACCAAAGAATTTGATAATCGGTATTAGAACAAGGTACGCCAGCACACCACCCGCGCACATGATCGATGCAATACGGGGCCCGATGATGTATCCGACTCCTAAGAGCGCAGGAGAAATTTCAGTTGAAACCGAACCAAACGTAAAAGGAGCTCCAAAGATTTTCTCTGGAATATCTTTCCAGCCCTTTAGCGCCTTCATGATGGTCATGTAGACAAAACCGATGCCGAATCCGGTGAAAATGGTTACGGCGCTGGTGTGTCCGCTGTCCTCCAGGGTTCCCGCTTTTGCCGCCACTTCCTTGGATTCTTCAGAAGCGCCGGCTTTTAATACTTCTGCGCAGGCCGTACCTTCCGGATATTTCAAAGAGCCATGTTGTTGAACGATCAGAGCGCGCCGCAAAGGAATCATCATCAAAATTCCAAGCAATCCGCCCAGCACCGCTACGAGCATTACGCGTGCAATATCCAGATCGAATCCCAGGATCATGATGGCAGGCATGGTCACGCCGACACCGAAGGCAATCGATTCTCCCGCCGAACCGGTCGTCTGAACGATGTTGTTTTCCAAAATCGAGGCATTGCGCATTCCGACGTTTGAGAGGATCCGGAATAGAGTGATGGAAATGACAGCAACAGGAATAGAAGCACTGACGGTTAAACCGACTTTCAAAACAAGGTACAGCGAGGAGGCGCCGAAGATCATTCCCAGAATAACTCCGACAATTACAGGAGCAAGTGTAAACTCAGGAAGTTTTGCTTCGGGTGGAATGTAAGGACGAAACGAACCGGCTGGCGGTGCCGTTTCCTTGACCAACAATTCTTCGGTAGCTGTGGGCATACGGATTATCCTCGCTGGGAAATTTTCTTACATGATACGCTCAAGAAGGTCGACTAGCAATAATGTAGCACAGGCGTCCCGCCTGTGCCCACAGCCGGGACGGCTGTGCCACTTTCTTTAGCCTTGTTTGACAAGGGTATAGCACCATATTATATTAACCGTCCTCAGAAAAAATGTTTCATGCAACCACCATCCTCTGTGTTCGCCATAACGGCAGGGTCGCCATGGCCGGTGACGGTCAAGTAACAATCGGCGATATCGTAGTCAAGCAGGGAGCCAGAAAACTCCGCAAACTCTATAACGATCGTGTGCTTGCAGGCTTTGCGGGTTCAGCAGCCGATGGAATGGCGCTCTTTTCAAAATTTGAATCGAAGCTCGAGGAATTTCGCGGCAACCTGAAACGCGCGTCCGTGGAGCTTGCCAAAGAATGGCGCACAGACCGCATTTTGAGACGCCTGGAAGCGCTCCTGATTGTGGCAGATCTGGAAAACTCTTACCTCATCTCGGGG of the bacterium genome contains:
- the hslV gene encoding ATP-dependent protease subunit HslV, whose amino-acid sequence is MFHATTILCVRHNGRVAMAGDGQVTIGDIVVKQGARKLRKLYNDRVLAGFAGSAADGMALFSKFESKLEEFRGNLKRASVELAKEWRTDRILRRLEALLIVADLENSYLISGSGDLIEPDDGILAIGSGGAYALAAARALLQYSNLSAKEICRESMKLAAEICIYTNSSILVEELS